From a single Bacillus pseudomycoides DSM 12442 genomic region:
- the rpoD gene encoding RNA polymerase sigma factor RpoD, which translates to MADKPARSKQIETDMTLEQVKEQLTELGKKRGVLTYEEIAERMNGFEIESDQMDEYYEYLGEQGIDLVGDNDEGPNNHQITKTEEEFDLNDLSVPPGVKINDPVRMYLKEIGRVDLLSAEEEIRLATRIEEGDEEAKRRLAEANLRLVVSIAKRYVGRGMLFLDLIQEGNMGLIKAVEKFDYRKGFKFSTYATWWIRQAITRAIADQARTIRIPVHMVETINKLIRVQRQLLQDLGREPSPEEIGEEMDLAPEKVREILKIAQEPVSLETPIGEEDDSHLGDFIEDQEATSPADHAAYELLKEQLEDVLDTLTDREENVLRLRFGLDDGRTRTLEEVGKVFGVTRERIRQIEAKALRKLRHPSRSKRLKDFLE; encoded by the coding sequence ATGGCTGATAAACCAGCTCGTTCTAAACAAATTGAAACTGATATGACTCTTGAGCAAGTGAAAGAACAACTCACTGAGCTTGGAAAAAAACGTGGCGTTCTTACATATGAAGAGATTGCAGAACGCATGAATGGATTTGAAATTGAATCTGATCAAATGGATGAATATTATGAATATTTAGGTGAACAAGGAATTGATTTAGTTGGCGACAACGATGAAGGTCCGAATAATCACCAAATCACAAAGACAGAAGAAGAATTCGATTTAAATGATTTAAGTGTGCCACCAGGTGTGAAAATCAATGACCCTGTTCGCATGTATTTAAAAGAAATCGGCCGTGTGGATCTACTATCTGCTGAAGAAGAAATTCGACTTGCAACCCGCATTGAAGAAGGTGATGAAGAAGCGAAGCGCCGTCTTGCGGAAGCGAATTTACGTCTTGTTGTAAGTATTGCAAAACGATATGTAGGCCGTGGTATGCTCTTCTTAGACTTAATCCAAGAAGGAAACATGGGTTTAATTAAAGCTGTTGAAAAGTTCGATTATCGTAAAGGTTTTAAATTCAGTACGTATGCAACTTGGTGGATTCGTCAAGCGATTACACGTGCCATTGCAGACCAAGCGAGAACAATTCGTATTCCCGTTCATATGGTTGAAACAATTAATAAATTAATCCGTGTACAGCGTCAATTATTACAAGATTTAGGACGTGAACCATCTCCAGAAGAAATTGGAGAAGAAATGGATCTTGCTCCAGAAAAAGTACGCGAAATCTTAAAGATTGCACAGGAGCCAGTTTCTCTTGAAACACCAATTGGTGAAGAGGATGACTCACATTTAGGCGATTTTATTGAAGACCAAGAAGCAACATCACCTGCGGACCATGCAGCGTATGAATTGCTAAAAGAACAATTAGAAGATGTGTTAGATACACTAACAGATCGTGAAGAAAATGTTCTACGTCTTCGTTTCGGTTTAGATGATGGACGAACTCGTACGCTTGAAGAAGTTGGGAAAGTATTCGGCGTAACGAGAGAGCGTATTCGTCAAATTGAAGCAAAAGCGCTTCGTAAATTAAGACATCCAAGCCGTAGCAAACGTTTAAAAGATTTCTTAGAATAG
- the cccA gene encoding cytochrome c550, with protein sequence MKRNPLIPFALIAALGIIIMFVFSFQGLHKSKELADAKNGGKPAQTASKPEDIVKQSCTSCHGDQLQGAVGPNLQKVGGKLSKDEIKEVLTKGKGNMPANIIPADQASKVADWLSKKK encoded by the coding sequence ATGAAACGTAATCCGTTGATTCCATTCGCTCTTATTGCAGCACTGGGCATTATCATTATGTTTGTATTTTCGTTTCAGGGGTTACATAAATCTAAAGAGCTTGCTGATGCAAAAAATGGTGGGAAACCTGCACAAACGGCATCGAAACCAGAAGATATTGTGAAACAAAGTTGTACGAGCTGTCATGGTGATCAGTTGCAAGGTGCAGTAGGTCCTAACTTACAAAAAGTTGGTGGGAAACTTTCCAAAGATGAAATTAAGGAAGTGCTTACAAAAGGGAAAGGAAATATGCCAGCGAATATAATCCCAGCAGATCAGGCTTCTAAAGTAGCTGATTGGTTATCAAAGAAAAAATAA
- a CDS encoding tRNA (adenine(22)-N(1))-methyltransferase, with amino-acid sequence MNEVKLSKRLEEVVREIPVGSTVADIGSDHAYLPCYTIINNIATKAVAGEVVDGPFRSAQATVAESGLQEKVDVRKGNGLAVITPGEVDVITIAGMGGALIRDILENGKEKLNGVIRLILQPNIAAHHIREWFIENGWELIHEKIIKEDGKIYEILVGEKGEPLTPYHENKQAELFIGPFLMKEKSDAFVEKWENELKNFQNILKQIERATESEDTKAKRIEVVEKMKMIEEVLS; translated from the coding sequence ATGAATGAAGTGAAGCTTTCAAAAAGATTAGAAGAAGTAGTGCGGGAGATTCCAGTAGGATCTACAGTTGCAGATATTGGTTCCGACCATGCGTATTTACCGTGCTATACAATCATAAATAATATTGCTACAAAGGCAGTAGCGGGAGAAGTGGTAGATGGGCCATTCCGTTCTGCACAGGCTACAGTAGCTGAGAGTGGCCTACAAGAAAAGGTAGATGTTCGTAAAGGAAATGGCTTAGCTGTTATTACACCAGGAGAAGTCGATGTTATTACAATTGCTGGTATGGGTGGAGCGCTAATTCGTGATATTTTAGAGAATGGAAAAGAAAAGCTAAATGGTGTAATACGTTTAATTTTACAGCCTAATATTGCTGCACATCATATTCGTGAATGGTTTATTGAAAATGGTTGGGAGCTTATTCATGAAAAAATTATAAAAGAAGACGGAAAGATTTATGAGATTTTAGTTGGGGAAAAAGGAGAACCGCTAACTCCTTATCATGAAAACAAACAAGCAGAGTTATTTATTGGACCATTTTTGATGAAGGAAAAAAGTGATGCGTTTGTAGAGAAATGGGAAAATGAACTGAAAAACTTTCAAAATATCCTGAAGCAAATAGAGCGTGCGACAGAATCAGAAGATACAAAGGCAAAACGAATTGAAGTAGTCGAGAAAATGAAAATGATAGAGGAGGTTTTATCATGA
- a CDS encoding Nif3-like dinuclear metal center hexameric protein, with protein MSKIPNGHEVISLFESMYPKHLAMEGDKIGLQIGALNKPVQHVLIALDVTEAVVEEAIQIGANVIIAHHPLIFNPLKAIHTDKAYGRIIETCIKNDIAVYAAHTNVDVAKGGVNDLLAEALGLQNTEVLVPTYSEEMKKIVVCVPATHAEEVRKALGDAGAGYIGNYSHCTFNSEGIGTFMPGEGTNPYIGETGQLERVEEVKIETIIPAPLERKVVKAMLTAHPYEEVAYDVYPLDNKGETLGLGKIGYLQEEMTLGQFAEHVKSALDVKGARVVGNLDDKVRKVAVLGGDGNKYITQAKFKGADVYVTGDMYYHVAHDAMMLGLNIVDPGHNVEKVMKQGVQKQLQQKVDEKKFAVQIHASQLHTDPFTFV; from the coding sequence ATGAGTAAAATTCCAAATGGGCATGAAGTGATTTCTTTATTTGAAAGTATGTATCCGAAGCATTTAGCGATGGAAGGCGATAAAATTGGTTTGCAGATTGGTGCACTCAATAAGCCAGTCCAGCATGTATTGATTGCACTAGATGTTACAGAAGCGGTTGTAGAAGAAGCGATTCAAATAGGTGCGAATGTAATTATTGCCCATCACCCGCTTATTTTTAATCCGCTAAAAGCAATCCATACAGATAAGGCGTATGGTCGAATTATTGAAACGTGTATCAAAAACGATATCGCTGTTTATGCAGCGCATACAAATGTCGATGTAGCAAAAGGCGGAGTGAACGACTTGCTTGCTGAGGCGCTGGGATTACAAAATACAGAAGTGCTTGTTCCGACATACTCGGAAGAAATGAAAAAGATTGTTGTATGTGTGCCTGCAACGCATGCTGAAGAAGTTCGTAAAGCTCTTGGGGATGCTGGCGCTGGTTATATCGGCAACTATAGCCATTGTACGTTTAATAGTGAAGGAATAGGTACATTTATGCCTGGGGAGGGGACAAACCCTTATATAGGCGAAACTGGGCAGTTAGAGCGTGTAGAAGAGGTAAAGATTGAAACGATTATCCCAGCCCCACTAGAGCGAAAAGTAGTAAAAGCAATGTTAACAGCACATCCATATGAAGAAGTTGCCTACGATGTATACCCCCTTGATAATAAGGGAGAAACGTTAGGACTTGGTAAAATTGGATATTTGCAAGAAGAAATGACATTAGGCCAGTTTGCTGAACATGTGAAATCGGCATTAGATGTAAAAGGTGCGCGAGTTGTTGGGAATTTAGACGATAAAGTGCGGAAAGTAGCAGTGCTTGGCGGTGATGGGAATAAATATATTACGCAAGCGAAATTTAAAGGGGCAGATGTGTATGTGACGGGCGATATGTATTATCATGTTGCACATGATGCGATGATGCTCGGATTAAATATTGTGGATCCAGGACATAATGTTGAAAAAGTGATGAAACAAGGTGTGCAAAAGCAATTACAGCAAAAAGTAGATGAGAAAAAATTTGCTGTGCAAATTCATGCTTCTCAGTTACATACAGATCCGTTTACTTTTGTATAA
- a CDS encoding 4-hydroxy-3-methylbut-2-enyl diphosphate reductase: MKIVKISPRGYCYGVVDAMVIARNAALDKTLPRPIYILGMIVHNKHVTDAFEEDGIITLDGPSRLEILDKIDSGTVIFTAHGVSPEVKQRAKEKGLTTIDATCPDVTKTHDLIETKKSEGYHVIYIGKKGHPEPEGAVGIAPDIVHLIEKANDLETLEIPTEKILVTNQTTMSQWDVQHLMEDIQKKFPTAEFHKEICLATQVRQEAVAKQADVADLTIVVGDPKSNNSNRLAQVSQEIAGTKAYRVADVSEIQLEWLQGIENVAVTAGASTPTPITKEVIAFLEQYDPMNPATWERKRNVPLQKILPRVKVKKQQ, encoded by the coding sequence ATGAAAATTGTTAAAATTTCCCCTCGTGGTTATTGCTACGGTGTTGTTGATGCAATGGTCATTGCACGCAATGCTGCACTAGATAAAACATTACCGAGACCGATTTATATTTTAGGTATGATTGTTCACAATAAACATGTAACCGACGCTTTCGAAGAAGATGGCATTATTACATTAGATGGTCCAAGTCGATTAGAGATTTTAGACAAAATTGATTCTGGTACTGTTATTTTCACAGCACACGGTGTTTCTCCAGAAGTTAAACAACGTGCAAAAGAAAAAGGGTTAACGACAATCGATGCAACATGTCCAGATGTTACGAAAACACACGACCTTATCGAAACAAAAAAATCGGAAGGATACCATGTGATTTACATTGGTAAAAAGGGACATCCAGAACCAGAAGGTGCCGTTGGTATTGCACCTGACATCGTTCATCTTATTGAAAAGGCAAATGATTTGGAGACACTAGAAATCCCAACAGAGAAAATTTTAGTAACAAATCAAACAACAATGAGTCAATGGGACGTTCAGCACCTGATGGAAGACATTCAGAAAAAATTCCCAACAGCTGAATTTCACAAAGAAATTTGTTTAGCAACACAAGTACGTCAAGAAGCAGTTGCTAAGCAAGCAGATGTGGCTGATTTAACGATTGTTGTCGGTGATCCAAAAAGTAATAACTCAAACCGTTTAGCCCAAGTATCACAAGAGATTGCTGGTACAAAAGCATACCGCGTTGCAGATGTAAGCGAAATTCAATTAGAGTGGCTGCAAGGGATCGAAAATGTCGCTGTTACCGCAGGGGCCTCTACACCAACGCCAATTACAAAAGAAGTAATCGCCTTTTTAGAACAGTACGACCCAATGAACCCAGCAACTTGGGAACGTAAACGAAACGTACCACTTCAAAAAATCTTGCCACGTGTAAAAGTAAAAAAACAACAATAA
- the vrrA gene encoding VrrA/YqfQ family protein, with protein MYPNSPMGQMYTGQQPYTPYPIPNLPPMMQKKKGFLSKLFKKHDPTQPFMQMVPPYRQMEGQPMMHQHQQPYMQQSQQMMPPQMNNPNEIRSSAPIIPSASGGGGIGSFFSNLISNPTGMLNNIEKVAQVAQSVGPVVEQYGPIVRSIPSIVKILTSGKGAAEESAEEVEVITTPPPPSKKKKKKKIILEPVIERALPKEENIPRMAPKPKLYV; from the coding sequence ATGTATCCGAACTCTCCTATGGGACAAATGTATACAGGACAGCAACCGTACACCCCGTATCCTATACCTAATTTACCTCCTATGATGCAAAAAAAGAAAGGATTTCTCTCGAAGCTATTCAAAAAACACGATCCGACTCAGCCCTTTATGCAAATGGTTCCTCCCTATCGACAAATGGAGGGGCAACCGATGATGCATCAACATCAGCAGCCCTATATGCAGCAGTCACAACAAATGATGCCACCTCAAATGAACAATCCGAATGAAATCCGTAGCTCAGCACCGATTATACCTAGCGCTAGCGGTGGCGGTGGCATTGGCAGCTTTTTTTCCAACTTAATCTCCAATCCAACAGGTATGTTAAATAACATTGAAAAAGTTGCTCAAGTCGCTCAATCTGTTGGACCTGTCGTCGAGCAGTATGGACCCATTGTGCGTAGCATACCAAGCATCGTAAAAATTCTCACTTCTGGAAAAGGTGCTGCTGAAGAATCCGCAGAAGAGGTGGAAGTAATTACTACACCTCCACCACCTTCAAAAAAGAAAAAAAAGAAGAAAATAATTTTAGAACCAGTTATTGAAAGAGCCTTACCGAAAGAGGAGAATATCCCGCGTATGGCACCAAAACCGAAACTATATGTCTAA
- a CDS encoding DEAD/DEAH box helicase, which yields MTLQTFTQYNFQPFLIDAVRELRFSEPTEIQKKIFPVVKKGVSVIGQSQTGSGKTHAYLLPTLNRIDAKREEVQLVITAPTRELAQQIYQEIVKLTKFCEEDQMITARCLIGGTDKQRSIEKLKKQPHVVIGTPGRIKDLVEEKALFVHKATTIIVDEADLMLDMGFIQDVDKIAARMPKNLQMLVFSATIPQKLKPFMKKYMENPEHIHINPKQVAAGNIEHYLVPSRHRNKIELVKNMLLQFKPYLAIVFTNTKKKADEVADGLAERGLKVGRIHGDLSPRDRKKMMKQVRDLEFQYIVATDLAARGIDIEGISHVINYELPSDLDFFVHRVGRTARAGYSGIAVTIYDPANEEALDSLEKQRNIIFNHVDLRGDEWADLGDRRRRKSRKKPNDELDIMATKVVKKPKKVKPNYKRKLATERAKVKNKYSNKKR from the coding sequence ATGACACTACAAACATTTACACAATATAATTTTCAACCGTTTTTAATAGATGCAGTTCGTGAACTACGCTTTTCAGAGCCGACAGAAATTCAAAAGAAAATTTTTCCTGTTGTGAAAAAAGGTGTGAGTGTAATTGGACAGTCCCAAACGGGTTCTGGTAAAACACACGCATATTTACTTCCAACATTAAACCGAATTGATGCGAAACGAGAAGAGGTCCAACTTGTCATTACAGCGCCTACTCGTGAGTTAGCACAACAAATTTATCAAGAGATTGTAAAGTTAACAAAGTTTTGTGAAGAAGATCAAATGATTACAGCACGCTGCTTAATCGGAGGAACAGATAAGCAAAGATCCATTGAAAAATTGAAAAAACAACCTCATGTTGTTATTGGGACACCCGGGCGTATTAAAGATCTAGTAGAAGAAAAAGCGCTATTCGTTCATAAAGCTACTACGATTATTGTTGATGAAGCAGACTTGATGCTTGATATGGGATTCATTCAAGATGTAGATAAAATTGCAGCGCGTATGCCTAAAAACTTGCAAATGCTTGTTTTCTCTGCAACGATTCCTCAAAAATTAAAACCGTTTATGAAGAAGTATATGGAGAATCCAGAGCATATTCATATTAATCCAAAACAAGTTGCAGCAGGGAATATTGAGCATTATTTAGTTCCTTCTAGGCATCGTAATAAAATTGAATTAGTGAAAAATATGTTACTTCAATTTAAGCCGTATTTAGCAATCGTTTTTACAAATACAAAGAAAAAAGCGGATGAAGTTGCGGACGGATTAGCAGAGCGTGGATTAAAAGTAGGAAGAATTCATGGTGATTTATCACCACGTGATCGTAAAAAAATGATGAAACAAGTTCGTGACTTAGAGTTTCAATACATTGTCGCTACAGATTTAGCCGCACGTGGTATTGATATTGAAGGGATTAGCCATGTTATTAACTATGAACTTCCATCTGATTTAGATTTTTTTGTTCACCGCGTAGGAAGAACAGCTCGTGCTGGATATTCAGGAATTGCAGTGACGATTTATGATCCAGCAAATGAAGAAGCGTTAGATAGCTTAGAAAAACAACGTAATATCATATTTAACCATGTAGACTTACGTGGAGATGAATGGGCTGATTTAGGTGACCGCCGTCGTCGTAAAAGTCGTAAAAAGCCAAATGATGAACTTGATATTATGGCAACGAAAGTTGTTAAGAAGCCGAAAAAAGTAAAACCTAATTATAAGAGAAAACTGGCAACAGAACGTGCAAAAGTGAAGAATAAATACAGTAATAAAAAAAGATAA
- a CDS encoding deoxyribonuclease IV yields MLKIGSHVSMSGKKMLLAASEEAASYGATTFMIYTGAPQNTRRKPIEELNIEAGRKHMELNGIEEIIVHAPYIINVGNTTKPETFQLGVDFLRMEIERTSALGVAKQIVLHPGAHVGAGAEAGIQQIIKGLNEVLTPEQTVNIALETMAGKGTECGRSFDEIAKIIDGVKYNEKLFVCFDTCHTHDAGYDIVNDFDGVLNEFDKIVGIDRLQVLHINDSKNIRGAGKDRHENIGFGHIGYKALHHIVHHPQLQHVPKILETPYVGEDKKDKKPPYKFEIEMLKSGSFDEGLLEKIKEQ; encoded by the coding sequence ATGTTAAAGATTGGATCTCATGTTTCTATGAGTGGTAAGAAAATGTTATTAGCAGCAAGTGAAGAGGCTGCTTCATACGGTGCGACAACCTTTATGATCTATACAGGTGCACCGCAAAATACGAGAAGAAAACCAATTGAAGAGTTAAATATAGAAGCAGGGCGTAAACATATGGAGCTCAATGGTATTGAAGAAATTATTGTCCATGCACCTTATATTATTAATGTTGGTAATACGACAAAACCGGAAACGTTTCAATTAGGTGTTGATTTCCTGCGCATGGAAATTGAAAGAACGTCAGCGTTAGGTGTAGCGAAGCAAATTGTACTTCATCCAGGAGCTCATGTTGGCGCGGGAGCTGAAGCTGGTATTCAGCAAATCATTAAAGGCCTAAATGAGGTATTGACGCCAGAACAGACAGTGAATATTGCACTAGAGACGATGGCTGGAAAAGGAACAGAGTGCGGACGCAGCTTTGACGAAATTGCAAAAATTATTGATGGTGTAAAATATAACGAAAAGTTATTTGTATGTTTCGATACGTGCCACACGCATGATGCAGGTTATGACATTGTGAATGACTTTGACGGTGTATTAAATGAATTTGATAAAATTGTTGGGATTGATCGTTTGCAAGTATTGCATATTAACGATAGTAAAAATATACGCGGAGCTGGAAAAGACCGTCATGAAAATATTGGTTTCGGTCATATTGGTTATAAAGCGTTACACCACATCGTACACCATCCGCAATTACAGCATGTACCAAAAATTCTTGAAACACCGTATGTAGGTGAGGATAAGAAAGATAAAAAACCACCATATAAGTTTGAAATTGAAATGTTGAAGAGTGGCTCATTTGATGAAGGTCTTCTTGAGAAGATTAAAGAACAATAA
- a CDS encoding DUF2624 domain-containing protein produces the protein MNLIKHIVNKKLNHMTTKELLKYSKEYEVPITTEQAEQIVPLIKGKNINIYDTGERLELLKKIAKVTSPSTAQQINTLFQKLLK, from the coding sequence ATGAACCTCATCAAGCACATTGTAAACAAAAAATTAAATCATATGACAACAAAAGAATTATTGAAATATAGTAAAGAATATGAAGTTCCCATCACAACTGAACAGGCTGAGCAAATTGTCCCTTTAATAAAAGGGAAAAACATCAACATTTATGATACAGGAGAAAGACTAGAACTTTTAAAAAAGATTGCAAAAGTCACTTCCCCATCTACCGCTCAACAAATAAATACGCTATTTCAGAAACTATTAAAATAA
- a CDS encoding YitT family protein: MEKKQHRKESIIHLLYRLVMIVFGATCAAVAIELFLMPNKIIDGGIIGISLILDYLTPNIWWLSFSTLVVILNLPFMYSGYKQIGKTFMLSSAFAIVALAFIESTLHSFKPFTTEPILATVFGGLILGIGVGIVIRHGGSLDGTEIMGILLTKKLPFSVGEFVMFVNLFVFAWAAFVFGVEQAMYSVMTYYIAFKTIDTVIQGLDETKAVLIVSDQYEEVSNAILHRLGRGTTKLVAKGGYTDKEKEVIYAVVTRLEVTKLKSIVHEIDENAFITIMSTQETNGGKFKSAIH, from the coding sequence ATGGAAAAAAAGCAACATAGAAAAGAAAGTATTATTCACCTATTGTATCGTTTAGTTATGATTGTCTTTGGTGCAACGTGTGCGGCAGTAGCTATTGAACTGTTTTTAATGCCAAATAAAATTATTGACGGTGGTATTATCGGTATTTCCCTCATACTAGATTATCTTACTCCAAACATTTGGTGGTTAAGTTTCTCTACTTTAGTTGTCATCCTCAATTTACCGTTTATGTATTCTGGGTATAAACAAATCGGGAAAACTTTTATGTTATCTTCTGCTTTTGCAATCGTCGCTTTAGCATTTATTGAGTCAACATTACATTCTTTCAAGCCTTTTACGACGGAACCGATTTTGGCAACCGTTTTTGGTGGTCTTATTTTAGGGATTGGTGTAGGGATTGTTATTAGGCATGGTGGTTCATTAGATGGAACGGAAATTATGGGAATTTTATTAACGAAAAAATTACCGTTTTCTGTTGGTGAATTTGTTATGTTTGTGAACTTATTTGTTTTTGCTTGGGCAGCATTTGTGTTTGGTGTCGAACAGGCGATGTATTCTGTTATGACATACTATATCGCATTTAAAACAATTGATACGGTTATTCAAGGATTGGATGAGACAAAAGCAGTACTGATTGTATCAGATCAGTATGAAGAAGTATCAAATGCCATCTTACACCGCCTTGGTCGTGGAACAACGAAACTCGTTGCTAAAGGTGGTTATACAGATAAAGAGAAAGAAGTAATTTATGCAGTTGTTACACGTCTTGAGGTAACAAAATTAAAATCAATTGTTCATGAAATTGATGAAAATGCCTTTATTACAATTATGAGTACGCAAGAGACAAATGGTGGTAAATTTAAATCCGCTATTCATTAA
- a CDS encoding metal ABC transporter ATP-binding protein has protein sequence MKNMLEIEGLAFRYEDRNVLEDINLQVPKGAFLGLVGPNGSGKSTLLKCILGVLKPKKGSIRLFGIDSKKFKEWNKIGYVSQKANSFNSGFPATVFEVVSMGLVSKKGLFRFLKKEDKEKVTKAIADVGMSEFQNRNIGELSGGQQQRVFIARALVSNPELLILDEPTVGIDVKSVESFYEILEDLNKKLGITLILVTHDMGAVTEKVTHVACLNQHLHFHGNVEKFRELEDAEMSILYGHHVHRLEHDHEHHGRI, from the coding sequence ATGAAGAATATGTTGGAAATAGAAGGACTGGCATTTCGGTATGAAGATCGAAATGTGTTAGAAGATATTAATTTGCAAGTTCCTAAGGGAGCTTTTTTAGGTTTGGTTGGACCGAATGGATCTGGTAAATCGACCCTATTAAAGTGTATATTAGGTGTTTTGAAGCCGAAGAAAGGGAGTATTCGGTTATTTGGTATTGATAGCAAGAAGTTTAAAGAGTGGAATAAAATTGGCTATGTTTCACAAAAGGCTAACAGCTTTAACTCTGGTTTTCCAGCAACTGTCTTTGAAGTTGTTTCAATGGGGCTTGTTTCAAAAAAAGGCCTATTTCGTTTCTTGAAGAAAGAAGATAAAGAAAAGGTTACAAAGGCAATCGCAGATGTAGGAATGAGTGAATTTCAAAATCGTAACATCGGAGAGCTTTCCGGTGGACAACAGCAACGTGTGTTTATTGCACGCGCGCTTGTAAGTAATCCAGAATTACTAATTTTGGACGAGCCTACAGTGGGGATTGATGTAAAGAGTGTAGAGAGCTTTTATGAGATACTAGAAGATTTAAATAAAAAACTAGGTATCACATTGATTCTGGTTACACACGATATGGGAGCTGTAACAGAGAAGGTGACACATGTTGCATGTTTAAATCAGCATTTGCATTTCCATGGAAATGTTGAGAAATTCCGAGAGTTAGAAGATGCAGAAATGTCGATTTTATATGGACATCATGTTCATCGTTTAGAACATGATCATGAGCATCACGGGAGGATATAA
- a CDS encoding metal ABC transporter permease — protein sequence MIQDFLQYDFLRNSLYAGILIGLVAPLIGVFVVIRRMSLIADALSHVTLSGIAASLLLEKTIFTGGFLNPLYMGMIFSIGGALLIEKLRTVYKHYQELAIPIILSAGMGLGVVFISLANGFNTDLFSYLFGSVSAVTSTDLILIGIVAIVVIATIILLYKELFLLSFDEEYAVSTGLRAKWIHFIFIILVALVIAVSMRVVGVLLVSSLMTLPVAASIRIAKGFKQTIFFSILFGEISVIGGLFASYQLDLAPGGTIVMLAVLILIGAILWKKKKTA from the coding sequence ATGATACAGGATTTTTTACAATATGATTTTTTACGCAATTCTTTATACGCTGGTATTTTAATAGGGCTTGTTGCCCCGTTAATCGGTGTATTTGTTGTCATTCGTCGCATGTCACTGATTGCAGATGCTTTAAGTCATGTGACATTATCAGGGATTGCCGCAAGTTTGTTACTAGAAAAAACGATTTTTACAGGTGGTTTTTTAAATCCGTTATATATGGGAATGATTTTTTCGATAGGCGGAGCACTATTAATTGAAAAATTACGTACTGTATATAAACATTACCAAGAATTAGCGATTCCAATTATTCTTTCAGCAGGGATGGGACTCGGAGTTGTTTTTATTTCACTTGCGAATGGATTTAATACGGATTTATTTAGTTACTTATTTGGTAGCGTGAGTGCTGTAACAAGCACGGATTTAATTCTTATTGGTATTGTAGCAATCGTAGTTATTGCAACAATTATTTTATTATATAAAGAGTTATTTTTATTATCATTTGACGAGGAATATGCTGTATCAACAGGTCTTCGTGCTAAATGGATTCATTTTATTTTTATTATTTTAGTTGCGCTTGTCATTGCAGTATCAATGCGTGTTGTTGGGGTTCTTCTCGTATCATCCCTAATGACGTTACCAGTTGCCGCAAGTATCCGCATCGCAAAAGGATTTAAACAAACAATTTTCTTTTCCATTTTATTTGGTGAAATTTCCGTGATAGGTGGGCTGTTTGCTTCTTATCAGCTTGATTTAGCTCCAGGTGGTACAATTGTTATGCTAGCGGTTCTTATTTTAATCGGTGCAATCTTATGGAAGAAGAAAAAAACTGCATAA
- a CDS encoding Fur family transcriptional regulator, which yields MNLTEALRLMKEKGYKHTGKREEMLRLFAVHNRYLTAKDVLEHMKNDYPGLSFDTIYRNLTVFAEIGVLEQTELNGEKHFRFTCSIMEHHHHFICLDCGGTKEITSCPMDFMNKDFKGYEVTGHKFEIYGRCPKCAK from the coding sequence ATGAATCTGACTGAAGCTTTACGTCTTATGAAAGAAAAAGGCTATAAACACACTGGAAAAAGGGAAGAAATGTTACGTTTATTTGCGGTTCATAATCGTTATTTAACCGCAAAAGACGTTTTAGAGCATATGAAGAATGATTACCCAGGACTAAGTTTTGATACAATCTATCGTAATTTAACGGTATTTGCTGAAATTGGTGTTTTAGAGCAAACAGAATTAAATGGAGAAAAGCATTTTCGTTTTACATGTTCAATTATGGAACATCATCATCACTTCATTTGCTTGGATTGTGGTGGTACGAAAGAAATTACTTCCTGTCCAATGGATTTTATGAATAAAGATTTTAAAGGATACGAAGTAACAGGGCATAAGTTTGAAATATACGGGCGTTGCCCGAAGTGTGCAAAGTAA